The Pseudofrankia inefficax genome window below encodes:
- a CDS encoding FAD-binding oxidoreductase, whose protein sequence is MLAELVGALPAGVVATEPELLEKYRRDRAADPNAGTPLAAVRAETTEQVQAAVRWAARHRVPVVARGAGTGLSGGATAVDGGIVLSLERMRSVHVDPVTRVAVAQPGALNVEVKAAAATHGLWYPPDPSSFEICSIGGNVATNAGGLCCVKYGVTTDYVLGLEVVLADGAAVRLGGARLKDVAGLSLTKLFVGSEGSLGIVTEATLRLLPAQPPTCTLVATFPTMAAATAAILAITAQLRPAMLELMDRTSINAVEDLFRMGLDRSAAALVVARTDAQHQSGADELRVMVEACEKAGATEVVATDDPDEGEAFVAARRAVITALEPLGTLLLEDVGVALPRLPELVAGVEAIAAARDVTIAMVAHAGDGNTHPLIVVDPTDAEMARRADLAFGEIMALALRLDGTITGEHGVGRLKLPWLSDQLGPDVLDLSWRVKNALDPLNILNPGAALPPSNTPQPRHYP, encoded by the coding sequence ATGCTGGCGGAACTGGTGGGGGCGCTGCCGGCGGGGGTCGTCGCGACCGAGCCGGAGCTGCTGGAGAAGTACCGGCGCGACCGGGCGGCCGACCCGAACGCGGGAACCCCGCTCGCGGCGGTGCGCGCCGAGACGACCGAGCAGGTCCAGGCCGCGGTCCGCTGGGCCGCGCGGCACCGGGTGCCGGTGGTCGCGCGCGGCGCCGGCACCGGCCTGTCCGGCGGGGCGACCGCTGTCGACGGTGGGATCGTGCTGTCGCTGGAGCGGATGCGGTCCGTTCACGTCGACCCGGTGACGAGGGTCGCGGTAGCCCAGCCAGGGGCGCTGAACGTCGAGGTCAAGGCCGCGGCGGCGACGCACGGGCTGTGGTACCCGCCCGACCCGTCGTCGTTCGAGATCTGCTCGATCGGCGGCAACGTGGCGACGAACGCCGGTGGTCTGTGCTGCGTGAAGTACGGGGTGACGACGGACTACGTCCTGGGCCTCGAGGTCGTCCTGGCCGATGGCGCGGCGGTCCGGCTCGGCGGCGCCCGGCTGAAGGATGTCGCCGGGCTGTCGCTGACGAAGCTGTTCGTCGGCAGCGAGGGAAGCCTCGGGATCGTCACCGAGGCGACCTTGCGGCTGCTTCCCGCGCAACCGCCGACCTGCACCCTGGTCGCGACCTTCCCCACGATGGCCGCCGCGACCGCCGCCATCCTCGCGATCACCGCCCAGCTGCGGCCCGCGATGCTGGAGCTCATGGACCGGACCTCGATCAACGCGGTCGAGGACCTGTTCCGGATGGGACTGGACCGGTCCGCGGCCGCGCTGGTCGTCGCCCGGACCGACGCCCAGCATCAGTCCGGCGCGGACGAGCTGCGCGTCATGGTCGAGGCCTGCGAGAAGGCCGGAGCCACCGAGGTCGTCGCGACCGACGACCCGGACGAGGGCGAGGCCTTCGTCGCCGCCAGGCGCGCGGTGATCACCGCGCTGGAGCCCTTGGGCACGCTCCTGCTCGAGGACGTAGGGGTCGCGCTCCCTCGCCTCCCCGAGCTCGTCGCCGGAGTCGAGGCGATCGCGGCCGCTCGTGACGTCACGATCGCCATGGTCGCGCACGCGGGTGACGGCAACACCCACCCGCTGATCGTCGTCGACCCGACCGACGCGGAGATGGCGCGGCGCGCGGACCTGGCGTTCGGAGAGATCATGGCCCTCGCGCTGCGCCTCGACGGCACGATCACCGGTGAACACGGCGTCGGGCGCCTCAAGCTGCCCTGGCTGTCCGACCAGCTCGGCCCCGACGTCCTGGACCTGAGCTGGCGCGTCAAGAACGCCCTGGACCCGTTGAACATCCTCAACCCCGGCGCCGCCCTCCCACCGTCGAACACCCCCCAACCGCGCCACTACCCGTGA
- a CDS encoding ABC transporter permease has protein sequence MRFFSDVRLTYARAVRAVLREPSWIIIGLAQPLFYLYLFGPLLKNGGVTRGLPAGTSSWDVFVPGLLVQLVLFNCAFNGFALLSEMRAGVLERLSVTPISRLALLLGRALRDATLVVIQGAILVGLAVPLGLHLHAGLVVAAVVLMALGVGLSCLGYGLALVLRSEDALAPVIQGFSLPLLLLSGIFLPLSFAPTWLDDTADANPLRHTTDAVRALMLGHGRSWVGIVVTCAFAVLLVIFGTRRFHNTEDLRIT, from the coding sequence ATGCGTTTCTTCTCCGACGTCCGGCTCACCTACGCCCGCGCCGTGCGCGCGGTGCTGCGGGAACCGAGCTGGATCATCATCGGGCTCGCGCAGCCGCTGTTCTACCTCTACCTGTTCGGCCCGCTGCTGAAGAACGGCGGCGTCACGCGCGGCCTGCCGGCCGGGACCAGCAGCTGGGACGTGTTCGTGCCCGGCCTGCTGGTCCAGCTCGTCCTGTTCAACTGCGCGTTCAACGGGTTCGCCCTGCTGTCCGAGATGCGGGCCGGGGTGCTGGAACGGCTCTCGGTGACGCCGATCAGCCGGCTGGCGCTGCTGCTCGGCCGCGCGCTGCGCGACGCCACCCTGGTCGTCATCCAGGGCGCGATCCTCGTCGGCCTGGCCGTGCCGCTCGGGCTGCACCTGCACGCGGGCCTCGTCGTCGCCGCCGTCGTGCTGATGGCGCTCGGCGTCGGCCTGTCCTGCCTGGGTTACGGCCTCGCGCTGGTGCTGCGCAGCGAGGACGCGCTGGCCCCGGTCATCCAGGGCTTCTCGCTGCCGCTGCTGCTGCTGTCCGGGATCTTCCTGCCGCTGTCGTTCGCCCCGACCTGGCTGGACGACACGGCCGACGCCAACCCGCTGCGCCACACCACCGACGCGGTCCGGGCCCTGATGCTCGGCCACGGCCGGTCCTGGGTCGGGATCGTGGTCACCTGCGCGTTCGCCGTGCTCCTCGTGATCTTCGGGACCCGCCGCTTCCACAACACCGAGGACCTGCGCATCACCTGA
- a CDS encoding VOC family protein has translation MSGETRSGPGSPVGYLWIPATDLAAAAAFYRDVFGWRVDEPGPGAGAVGFQAPGLIGQLTTDLPVGPGGPLPWLMADGLYRTLGLVEARGGRVLGRPRLQGGVRYLVQVTDPAGNRLGIAVPAGPARPQPLVVAGDVEASSRWYQELLGLRSDHGGPDYERLVTADGALVLQLHRREVEHGHGQLADPDVPVGNGAVVWFGEYADFDGAVERAGRLGATVVHPPMRNPPSGQGNGPGHREIWLKDPDGYTVVIASPDGEDFEPS, from the coding sequence ATGAGCGGCGAGACGAGGTCCGGTCCGGGAAGTCCGGTCGGCTACCTGTGGATTCCGGCGACCGACCTGGCCGCGGCGGCCGCGTTCTACCGGGACGTGTTCGGCTGGAGGGTCGACGAGCCGGGCCCGGGCGCCGGCGCGGTCGGCTTCCAGGCACCGGGCCTGATTGGCCAGCTCACCACCGATCTGCCGGTCGGACCGGGCGGGCCGCTGCCGTGGCTGATGGCCGACGGCCTCTACCGGACGCTGGGTCTGGTCGAGGCGCGCGGCGGCCGGGTGCTCGGCCGGCCACGGCTGCAGGGAGGCGTCCGCTACCTCGTCCAGGTCACCGACCCGGCCGGCAACCGGCTGGGCATCGCGGTGCCGGCCGGCCCGGCTCGGCCGCAGCCGCTGGTCGTCGCGGGGGACGTCGAGGCGTCCAGCCGGTGGTACCAGGAGCTGCTCGGGCTGCGTTCCGACCACGGCGGCCCCGACTACGAGCGGCTCGTCACGGCCGATGGCGCTCTCGTCCTGCAGCTGCACCGCCGGGAGGTCGAGCACGGCCACGGCCAGCTCGCCGATCCGGACGTGCCGGTCGGCAACGGCGCCGTGGTGTGGTTCGGCGAGTACGCCGACTTCGACGGCGCGGTCGAACGGGCCGGCCGGCTCGGCGCGACCGTCGTCCACCCGCCGATGCGCAACCCACCCAGTGGCCAGGGCAACGGGCCCGGGCACCGG
- a CDS encoding class I SAM-dependent methyltransferase, translating to MSEAAPVSQFHFDPETYLAMVLSEVPDYERLQDEVAAASAGRAVARALDLGAGTGETSRRVLAAHPAAALVALDESDGMLAAAREHLPADRVDFVVGRLEDPLPTGPFDLVVSALAVHHLDGPGKQELFARVAGVLAPGGRFVLADVVVPDDPADVVTPVDDEYDQPSRLPDQLAWLRQAGLSPTVTWHHLDLAVLTADHPA from the coding sequence ATGAGCGAGGCGGCACCGGTGAGCCAGTTCCACTTCGACCCCGAGACCTACCTGGCGATGGTGCTCAGCGAGGTGCCCGACTACGAACGGCTCCAGGACGAGGTCGCGGCGGCCAGCGCCGGCCGGGCCGTGGCGCGCGCGCTCGACCTGGGCGCGGGCACCGGCGAGACGAGCCGGCGCGTCCTCGCCGCCCACCCGGCCGCGGCCCTGGTCGCCCTCGACGAGAGCGACGGCATGCTGGCCGCCGCCCGCGAGCACCTGCCGGCCGACCGGGTCGACTTCGTCGTCGGCCGCCTGGAGGACCCCCTGCCCACCGGCCCGTTCGACCTGGTCGTGTCCGCGCTGGCCGTCCACCACCTCGACGGCCCCGGCAAGCAGGAGCTGTTCGCCCGGGTCGCCGGCGTGCTCGCCCCCGGCGGCCGCTTCGTCCTCGCGGACGTGGTCGTCCCCGACGACCCGGCCGACGTCGTCACTCCCGTCGACGACGAGTACGACCAGCCCAGCCGCCTCCCCGACCAGCTCGCCTGGCTCCGCCAGGCCGGCCTCTCCCCCACCGTGACCTGGCACCACCTGGACCTGGCCGTCCTCACCGCCGACCACCCGGCCTGA